One Sphingomonas sp. LHG3406-1 genomic window carries:
- a CDS encoding fatty acid desaturase gives MHAPFPRPSDIDARSLLREVSSYREPKTARSWFELAVTALPFVILWAATWALLSNGIWLGLLLTIPAGGFLLRLFLIQHDCGHGAFFKRQAVNDWLGRMLGVLTLTPYDYWRRSHATHHASTGNLDQRGVGDIDTLTVAEYRALGRFGRLRYRIYRHPVVLFGVGPAYLFLLRHRLPIGAMRSGWSPWASTLGTNAGIALFAGLLIWAMGVKIFLMIFLPTTLVAASLGVWFFYVQHQFENAHWDRKVDWSFHDAALHGSSYYVLPGVIRWFSANIGMHHIHHLASRIPFYRLPEAMRDVPVLARISRLTLRESFRTVRLALWDEQTRRLVTFREARAALA, from the coding sequence TTGCACGCTCCCTTTCCCCGACCATCGGACATCGACGCCCGCTCCCTGCTCAGGGAGGTGTCGTCCTATCGCGAGCCGAAGACCGCTCGCAGCTGGTTCGAGCTTGCCGTCACCGCCCTGCCCTTCGTCATCCTGTGGGCCGCGACCTGGGCGCTGCTCAGCAACGGCATCTGGCTCGGCCTGCTGCTGACGATCCCGGCCGGAGGCTTCCTCCTCCGCCTGTTCCTGATCCAGCACGACTGCGGCCACGGCGCCTTCTTCAAGCGCCAGGCGGTGAACGACTGGCTCGGCCGGATGCTCGGCGTCTTGACCCTCACGCCCTATGACTATTGGCGCCGCTCCCACGCCACCCATCATGCCAGCACCGGCAACCTCGACCAGCGCGGCGTCGGCGACATCGACACGCTGACCGTCGCCGAATATCGCGCGCTCGGCCGCTTTGGCCGGCTTCGCTACCGCATCTACCGCCACCCCGTTGTCCTGTTCGGAGTCGGCCCCGCCTACCTCTTCCTGCTCCGCCACCGGCTGCCGATCGGCGCCATGCGCAGCGGCTGGAGCCCGTGGGCGAGCACGCTCGGCACCAACGCCGGTATCGCCCTCTTCGCCGGCCTGCTGATCTGGGCGATGGGCGTGAAGATCTTCCTGATGATCTTCCTTCCGACCACCCTCGTCGCCGCCTCGCTCGGGGTGTGGTTCTTCTACGTCCAGCACCAGTTCGAAAATGCCCATTGGGACCGCAAGGTCGACTGGTCCTTCCACGATGCCGCGCTCCACGGCAGCAGCTATTACGTCCTGCCCGGCGTGATCCGCTGGTTCAGCGCGAACATCGGCATGCACCACATCCACCACCTCGCCAGCCGGATCCCCTTCTACCGCCTGCCCGAAGCGATGCGCGACGTCCCCGTGCTCGCCCGGATCAGCCGCCTCAC